Genomic DNA from Streptomyces sp. GS7:
GGATGGCGGGTGGCTGGTTCAGCCGTGCCTCAACCATGACATGACGGCTGACAGATTTCAATATTTGTCAGCCGTGAGGGTGGGGGGTGGTGGGGGAGGGGTGGGGGAGCGGGCCGTGGGGAGGGGGCCGTGGGGAGGGGGCGGTGCGGGCCTCAGTGCAGGGTGCGGGGGAGGCGGAGGCCGAGCAGGGTCGTGCCGAGGACGATCAGGAGCTGGGCCAGTACGGCGGCGAGCAGGGCGTCGCGGATGCCGGCGGCGGGGAGCAGGGCGAGGAAGAGGGTGCCCAGCGTGGCCACGCCGAGGGCGAGACCGGACTGCTGCGTGGTGACCATGACGCCGCCGCCCACGCCCGCCTGCGCCACCGGCAGTTCGCTCAGCACGATCCGCATCAGGACCGGCAGCAGCAGGCCCTGCCCGAAGCCCAGCACCGTCATGCTCGGAGCCAGTTCCATGACCGGGATGTGCGGCCAGTCGGCGTGGACGGTCAGGGCCAGGGCGAGCAGCCCGGCGCTCTGGAGCAGTGAGCCGGTGATCACCACTCGCCGGCCGAAGCGCTGAACCAGCCGCGGGCCGGCCAGCGAGGCGAGGAAGTAGGCGAGGCAGAGTGGGGCGAGCGAGACGCCGGCGGCGAGCGGGCCGTAGCGCAGGCCGGTCTGGAGGGCCACCGCCACCACGAACATGAAGCCGCCGAAGCCGACGGAGAACGGGATCATCATGGACAGGCCGCTGTGGACGGAGGGGATGCGGAGAAGGGACGGCGGTACGAGGGGGGTGCGGCCGGTCCGCTCGGCACGGCGCTCGACGGCGATGAACGCGGCGGCCGAGAACGGGAAGACCGCCAGCAGCAGCCAGGACCACACGGGCCAGCCGGCGGCGCGGCCCTCGGTGAGCGGCAGCAGCAGGGCGATCAGGGAGGTGGCGAGCAGCGCGGTGCCGGGGCCGTCGACGCGGGTGGGGTGCGGGGACCGGGTCTCGGGGACCGTGCGGGCCGCCAGCAGCCAGGCCACCACGGCGATCGGGACGTTCAC
This window encodes:
- a CDS encoding MFS transporter — its product is MTETQIQSTTPAAPTTTARHSSAATPLLTPLGLLTVLLGAALPMIDFFIVNVALPTIDHDLRAGPALLEMVVAGYGVAYATMLVLGGRIGDIAGRRRLFLWGLATFGLTSLACGLAPDAWTLVIARVAQGAAAALLLPQVLATIQATTTGKRRAKAVSLYGGTAGVSSALGQVLGGLLVSVDLAGTGWRAVFLVNVPIAVVAWLLAARTVPETRSPHPTRVDGPGTALLATSLIALLLPLTEGRAAGWPVWSWLLLAVFPFSAAAFIAVERRAERTGRTPLVPPSLLRIPSVHSGLSMMIPFSVGFGGFMFVVAVALQTGLRYGPLAAGVSLAPLCLAYFLASLAGPRLVQRFGRRVVITGSLLQSAGLLALALTVHADWPHIPVMELAPSMTVLGFGQGLLLPVLMRIVLSELPVAQAGVGGGVMVTTQQSGLALGVATLGTLFLALLPAAGIRDALLAAVLAQLLIVLGTTLLGLRLPRTLH